From one Sphingomonas xanthus genomic stretch:
- the msrB gene encoding peptide-methionine (R)-S-oxide reductase MsrB — MSDTTFDLTPPTEEQMTHLIAGLDEQERRVLLEHGTEAPFCGTFLNEKREGVFTCRLCGLPLFGGGTKFESGTGWPSFTAPFADGHLSYIRDTSYGMVRTEIVCARCGAHQGHVFDDGPPPTGQRYCINSVSLAFTPKGEPLPDRLGRGEPEGMAVGDRPGA, encoded by the coding sequence ATGAGTGACACGACCTTCGACCTCACACCTCCGACCGAGGAGCAGATGACGCATTTGATCGCAGGCCTGGATGAACAGGAGCGGCGGGTATTGCTGGAACATGGCACAGAGGCGCCCTTTTGCGGGACATTCCTCAACGAGAAGCGGGAAGGGGTGTTCACTTGCCGCCTTTGCGGCCTGCCCCTGTTCGGCGGCGGGACCAAGTTCGAAAGCGGCACCGGCTGGCCCAGCTTCACCGCGCCGTTTGCGGACGGGCACCTCAGCTATATCCGTGACACCAGCTATGGAATGGTCCGGACCGAAATCGTCTGCGCCCGCTGCGGTGCGCACCAGGGCCATGTGTTCGACGACGGACCGCCGCCGACTGGGCAGCGCTACTGCATCAACTCGGTCAGCCTTGCTTTCACGCCGAAGGGCGAACCGCTTCCCGACAGGCTAGGACGTGGGGAGCCCGAGGGAATGGCCGTGGGAGATCGTCCGGGCGCCTGA
- a CDS encoding ATPase domain-containing protein, giving the protein MIEKAKAGAKAELGVQGLDDITVGGLSRGRLFLLEGSPGTGKTTIATQFLMAGARNGERALYITLSETEDELRASALSHGWSLEGIDLFELVPPESLLDEDQQQSLLYSSDLELGETTRRIFQSFEQVKPERVVLDSLSEIRLLAQSSLRYRRQILALKHYFARSGATVLLLDDLSSEANDRTMHSVAHGVIRLEELAPEYGGERRRLRVVKYRGQRYRGGNHDFVIETGGVRVFPRLVSAEHRQDFKREVLKSQSPQLNSLLGGGIERGSSVLILGPAGTGKSLLAISFIVGASKRGERAAMFVFDEEIGLLFERALGLGIDLQAMVDSDLLTIEQVDAAQLTPGEFSERVRRCVEEKGARTVVLDSLNGYQAAMPEEKSLVLHMHELLQYLNRCGVSTFLTVAQHGLVGDMKAPVDVTYLADTVILLRYFEARGRVRRAMSVIKKRTSAHEDTIREYRIDENGISLGEPLMSFQGVLRGVPELVDDGAVLPNVPT; this is encoded by the coding sequence ATGATCGAAAAGGCAAAAGCAGGCGCCAAGGCGGAACTGGGCGTTCAAGGATTGGACGATATCACGGTAGGGGGTTTGTCCCGCGGCCGGCTGTTCTTGCTCGAAGGCAGCCCAGGTACGGGTAAGACCACGATCGCCACGCAGTTTCTCATGGCCGGAGCCAGAAATGGCGAACGGGCCCTGTACATCACCTTGTCAGAGACGGAGGACGAACTCAGGGCCTCGGCATTGTCACACGGGTGGTCATTGGAGGGAATCGACCTTTTTGAACTCGTGCCTCCCGAAAGTCTTCTCGACGAAGACCAGCAGCAGAGCTTGCTTTATTCCTCCGATCTCGAACTCGGCGAGACAACTCGGCGTATTTTCCAGTCATTCGAGCAAGTTAAGCCGGAACGGGTCGTGCTGGACAGCCTTTCGGAGATCCGGTTGCTGGCACAGTCATCGCTGCGTTACCGGCGACAGATCCTGGCCCTGAAGCATTATTTTGCCCGAAGCGGCGCGACAGTCCTTTTGCTCGATGACCTGTCCAGCGAGGCCAACGACCGCACGATGCATAGCGTCGCCCATGGGGTCATTCGCCTGGAGGAGCTAGCGCCCGAATATGGCGGCGAACGGCGCCGGCTGAGGGTCGTGAAGTACAGGGGGCAGCGCTATCGCGGCGGCAATCACGATTTCGTGATCGAGACAGGCGGCGTTCGTGTCTTCCCACGGCTCGTCTCCGCCGAACATCGCCAGGATTTCAAACGGGAGGTCCTGAAGAGCCAGTCTCCCCAACTCAACTCCCTGCTTGGAGGCGGCATCGAGCGCGGGTCGAGCGTGCTCATTCTAGGGCCGGCTGGCACCGGGAAATCCTTGCTGGCAATCAGCTTCATTGTCGGAGCATCCAAGCGCGGTGAACGGGCCGCGATGTTCGTGTTCGACGAAGAGATTGGACTGCTTTTTGAGCGAGCATTGGGGCTCGGGATCGACTTGCAGGCAATGGTCGACAGCGACCTTTTGACCATCGAACAGGTCGATGCGGCCCAACTGACGCCTGGCGAATTTTCCGAACGGGTCCGCCGCTGCGTAGAGGAGAAAGGTGCACGAACGGTCGTGCTCGATAGCCTCAATGGCTACCAGGCCGCGATGCCGGAGGAAAAATCCCTCGTGCTTCATATGCACGAGCTGCTGCAATATCTGAACCGGTGCGGCGTCTCGACCTTCCTTACCGTCGCGCAGCACGGACTGGTCGGGGACATGAAGGCCCCCGTCGACGTCACTTATCTCGCTGACACGGTTATTTTGCTGCGCTATTTCGAGGCGCGGGGTCGGGTTCGCCGGGCGATGTCGGTAATCAAGAAGCGGACGAGCGCGCATGAGGACACGATCCGGGAGTATAGGATCGATGAGAACGGTATTTCCCTTGGCGAGCCGCTTATGAGCTTCCAAGGGGTGCTTCGGGGCGTGCCCGAATTGGTCGACGACGGTGCAGTTCTCCCGAACGTTCCGACATGA
- a CDS encoding ATP-binding protein has product MTLKSSERAAILAPQGRDAGIASAILREANVETKIVADLGELIATLDEGAGFAVLTEEALEGLSLVSLSEWIEGQEEWSDFPFVLLTKRGGGLERNPAAARYLELLGNATFLERPFHPTTLVSLAQAAVRGRRRQYEARSRLAELQHLAADLELRVKQRTAAHETAMAQLHEVQKIETLGQLTGGVAHDFNNLLTPITGALDIVHKQYAQSDPRAARLLGNALKAADRARILVQRLLGFARRQALQTQPTNIVRLINGMRDLIASSVGPTVEIKLKHDPEVPHASVDPNQLELAILNLCVNARDAMPDGGQLSIITRKVVVHPGEVPLVRPGDYVVLSVTDDGCGMSEATLGRAIEPFYSTKEIGRGTGLGLSMVHGLAAQLGGGFFIRSELGEGTTVELYLPTSAQDASDADQFATADPRSSLEQLSILLVDDEELVRFATAELIRDLGHEVTDLGSGFEALDYLRAGHQVDVVITDYKMPRMDGKELARRIVEIDPSIPVLIITGYTGISNQELNLPQLAKPFGQAEIAAALTQLLTDGDNVVRLIPKKSGA; this is encoded by the coding sequence ATGACGCTGAAATCATCGGAGCGCGCTGCAATTCTCGCGCCGCAAGGCCGCGACGCAGGAATTGCTTCGGCAATTTTGCGTGAAGCGAATGTCGAGACGAAAATCGTCGCGGACCTGGGTGAGCTTATTGCCACGCTAGACGAAGGCGCAGGCTTTGCCGTCCTCACCGAAGAGGCGCTGGAGGGGCTATCACTGGTTAGCCTGTCCGAGTGGATCGAAGGGCAAGAGGAGTGGTCGGACTTTCCCTTCGTCCTGCTGACCAAGCGGGGCGGCGGGCTCGAGCGCAATCCAGCAGCCGCCCGCTACCTGGAGCTGCTCGGAAATGCCACATTTCTTGAGCGCCCATTTCACCCGACGACGCTGGTCAGCCTTGCCCAGGCCGCCGTCCGCGGTCGCCGCCGTCAGTATGAAGCAAGAAGCCGACTTGCTGAACTCCAGCATCTCGCGGCCGATCTCGAACTCCGGGTCAAGCAACGTACTGCCGCTCATGAAACGGCAATGGCGCAGCTGCACGAAGTCCAGAAGATTGAGACGCTCGGGCAGTTAACGGGCGGGGTTGCGCACGACTTCAACAACTTGCTGACGCCCATAACCGGCGCCCTGGACATCGTGCATAAGCAATATGCTCAATCGGATCCGCGCGCGGCTCGGCTGCTCGGAAACGCGCTGAAGGCTGCAGACCGTGCAAGGATCCTGGTTCAGCGCCTGCTCGGTTTCGCCCGCCGACAGGCATTGCAGACCCAGCCAACAAACATCGTGCGATTAATCAATGGCATGCGAGACCTTATCGCCAGTTCGGTCGGGCCAACGGTCGAAATCAAGCTTAAGCATGATCCCGAAGTTCCCCATGCAAGTGTCGATCCGAACCAGCTGGAGCTGGCGATCCTGAATTTGTGCGTCAATGCACGTGACGCGATGCCGGACGGCGGGCAGCTCTCGATCATTACGCGCAAGGTAGTGGTGCATCCTGGCGAGGTGCCGCTGGTAAGGCCCGGTGATTATGTCGTGCTCTCCGTAACCGACGACGGTTGCGGGATGTCCGAGGCCACGCTCGGTCGGGCTATTGAGCCATTTTATTCCACTAAGGAGATTGGGCGGGGGACCGGGCTGGGATTGTCCATGGTGCATGGCCTTGCCGCGCAGCTAGGTGGGGGGTTCTTCATTCGCAGTGAACTAGGAGAGGGGACGACAGTCGAGCTCTATCTGCCGACCTCGGCGCAGGACGCATCCGATGCCGACCAATTCGCCACTGCAGACCCGAGGTCCAGCCTCGAACAGCTATCAATCCTTCTCGTCGATGACGAAGAATTGGTTCGCTTTGCAACTGCCGAGCTAATCCGCGACCTCGGTCATGAGGTGACCGATCTGGGGAGCGGATTTGAAGCGCTCGACTATCTCCGCGCCGGACACCAGGTCGATGTCGTGATCACCGACTATAAGATGCCGAGAATGGACGGGAAGGAACTGGCTCGGCGGATCGTGGAAATCGATCCATCGATACCAGTGCTGATCATCACCGGGTACACCGGGATCAGCAATCAGGAACTCAACCTGCCCCAACTCGCAAAGCCGTTTGGCCAGGCTGAGATCGCGGCGGCACTGACCCAGCTTCTTACAGATGGGGACAATGTCGTCCGGCTTATCCCGAAAAAATCGGGAGCCTGA
- a CDS encoding PAS domain S-box protein, producing MSTSAKPLSEDLQLSPILQALAASNATAVGENYFPVTVRTLAKVLGVRWVLISTLHPADPGIVRTVAAWDNGPTANFQYELNGTPCANLVTQGACVYPDAIQDRFPEDQMLQDMGAESYVGTPLRSAAGDVIGLLVALDEKPITDPDHKRHIIELFAGRAAAEIERLRTSSLNERLGRIVENSVSEVYIFNGDTYRFELVNLGARENLGYSIEELGYLTPWDLKPYYTEAEFKSFVEPLKIGQSPTLTFETVHQRKDGSCYDVSVQLQFFGGVDNVFYASITDITDRKRAEEARAHLAAIVSSSEEAILSKGLDGIIRSWNQGAEKIFGYSAFEAIGQSINLIIPPDRRSEEEDIRSRLRQGEVFSNYETVRVRKDGQAVDVSVTISPILDSSGKIVGASSIAHDVSERKKAEVRERLLMGEVNHRAKNLLSLVQVIARQTAATDPVSFTKRFEERILALSASHDVLVHNAWQEVPLDELIRSQLGHFEEAIGTRINLSGEPIKITANAAQAIAMALHELATNAAKYGALSNEQGTVDIGWRVDHRADAGECFILTWAESGGPKTSAPTKKGFGSKVIERILRSRLAGEIELRWEPSGLTFQLSCPCDTVLGNDPAPSTWSVARPNAAPDADEELQKILVVEDETLIALEISESLREAGFAVIGPASTVQQAIDLLNSLHCHAAILDINLGNETSAPIAATLSGQGRPFLTVSSCDASDRPAPYAGSPHLSKPVRPSELIDAISKLIGDDDVRPSAGRRRSA from the coding sequence ATGTCGACAAGTGCCAAGCCGTTGTCCGAAGACCTTCAATTATCGCCGATCCTGCAAGCGCTGGCCGCATCGAACGCCACCGCGGTGGGAGAGAATTATTTTCCGGTGACGGTGAGAACATTGGCCAAGGTGCTCGGCGTGCGCTGGGTCTTGATCTCGACATTGCATCCTGCCGATCCGGGCATCGTGCGCACCGTCGCCGCCTGGGACAATGGTCCAACCGCGAATTTCCAATATGAGTTGAACGGTACCCCTTGCGCGAACCTCGTTACTCAAGGTGCCTGCGTTTACCCTGACGCGATCCAGGACCGGTTTCCTGAGGATCAGATGCTCCAGGACATGGGAGCGGAAAGCTATGTCGGCACACCGCTGCGTTCGGCCGCCGGAGACGTGATCGGGCTATTGGTTGCGCTAGACGAAAAGCCGATCACGGATCCCGACCATAAACGGCATATCATTGAACTGTTTGCAGGCCGCGCAGCGGCGGAGATCGAACGCCTGAGAACCTCATCGCTCAATGAGCGGCTCGGTCGCATCGTCGAAAATTCGGTCAGCGAAGTCTATATCTTCAATGGGGATACGTACCGCTTCGAACTCGTCAATCTCGGCGCACGCGAAAATCTGGGCTATTCGATCGAGGAACTCGGCTACCTTACGCCGTGGGACTTGAAGCCCTACTACACCGAAGCCGAGTTCAAGAGCTTCGTGGAGCCTCTGAAAATCGGCCAATCGCCCACGCTAACCTTCGAAACCGTTCACCAGAGAAAAGACGGTTCGTGCTACGATGTGTCGGTCCAGCTGCAATTCTTCGGCGGCGTCGACAATGTGTTTTACGCCTCGATCACGGACATTACCGACCGCAAGCGAGCAGAGGAGGCGCGCGCCCATCTCGCTGCAATCGTATCATCCTCGGAAGAAGCCATCCTTTCCAAGGGTCTAGACGGGATCATTCGCAGCTGGAACCAGGGCGCCGAGAAGATTTTCGGCTACTCCGCCTTCGAGGCAATCGGTCAATCGATCAATCTGATCATCCCTCCCGACCGGCGATCGGAAGAAGAAGATATTCGCAGCCGCTTGCGGCAAGGCGAAGTGTTCAGCAATTACGAAACCGTCCGCGTCCGGAAAGACGGTCAAGCGGTCGATGTGTCGGTGACGATATCACCTATTCTCGACTCCAGTGGAAAGATCGTTGGCGCATCGAGCATCGCCCACGACGTCAGCGAGCGAAAAAAGGCGGAGGTCCGCGAACGGCTTTTGATGGGCGAGGTCAATCATCGCGCCAAAAACCTGCTGTCATTGGTCCAGGTCATCGCCCGGCAAACTGCGGCGACCGATCCGGTGTCCTTCACCAAGCGGTTCGAAGAACGGATCCTGGCCTTGTCCGCGAGCCACGATGTCCTCGTTCATAATGCTTGGCAGGAGGTGCCGCTGGATGAATTGATCCGGTCTCAGCTGGGTCATTTCGAGGAAGCCATCGGCACGCGCATCAACCTGTCGGGAGAGCCGATCAAGATTACAGCCAATGCTGCGCAGGCAATCGCCATGGCGTTGCACGAGTTGGCGACCAATGCCGCAAAATATGGCGCTCTTTCAAATGAGCAGGGCACCGTCGACATTGGCTGGCGGGTCGATCACCGCGCGGACGCCGGCGAATGTTTCATCCTCACCTGGGCAGAAAGCGGCGGGCCAAAGACAAGTGCGCCCACCAAAAAGGGTTTCGGGTCAAAGGTCATCGAGCGCATACTCCGCTCACGGCTGGCCGGCGAAATCGAACTGCGTTGGGAGCCGTCAGGGCTGACGTTCCAATTGTCTTGCCCATGCGACACGGTGCTCGGCAATGATCCGGCGCCCTCAACCTGGTCTGTCGCCCGGCCTAATGCCGCGCCGGACGCTGACGAAGAACTCCAAAAGATCCTGGTGGTGGAAGACGAAACGCTAATCGCGTTGGAAATTTCGGAAAGCCTGCGCGAGGCGGGATTTGCCGTGATCGGGCCGGCATCGACCGTGCAGCAAGCCATCGACCTCTTGAACAGCTTGCACTGCCATGCCGCGATCCTCGACATCAATCTGGGAAATGAGACCTCCGCGCCCATTGCCGCGACGTTGTCAGGCCAGGGGCGGCCCTTCCTCACCGTCTCGAGCTGCGACGCTAGCGACCGGCCAGCCCCCTATGCAGGCTCTCCGCACCTGTCCAAGCCTGTCCGGCCTAGCGAACTGATCGATGCAATCAGCAAGCTGATCGGAGACGACGATGTTCGACCGTCGGCAGGGCGTAGACGCAGTGCCTAA
- a CDS encoding cystathionine beta-lyase, whose protein sequence is MEEGPNRKRLATRLIHPDRQASTDFRSLAAPTYRGSTIAFDSVADILDVNDVNQYRYGLYGTPTTRELALQIGAIEGAEHCLILPSGLSAITLVYLALCRAGDHVLVTESAYGPNTELAFVMLRGFGIEVERYNPLVGAGISELIRDNTRLIWTESPGSITMEVQDIAAICAAAKARGVTVAIDNSYGAGLLFDAFGAGADISIQALTKYAGGHSDLLLGSVSTNDDRLDRKLRLAQRLTGMGVSPDDCSAVLRGLKTLDVRLRHFEQSTMTVARWLDQRDEVTALLHPAFSDCPGHEIWKRDWSGSAGLFSIIFGNWTRRQVETFVDSLQLFTIGYSWGGAHSIAICYSDLKRPTPELGPLLVRLNIGLEDPADLIDDLDQALAKAASA, encoded by the coding sequence ATGGAAGAAGGGCCGAACAGGAAGCGGCTCGCGACCCGGCTGATCCACCCGGATCGGCAAGCTTCGACTGATTTCAGGTCACTCGCCGCACCAACCTATCGCGGGTCGACGATTGCCTTCGACAGCGTCGCGGACATCCTCGACGTAAACGACGTCAATCAATACCGCTACGGCCTTTACGGCACCCCGACCACACGTGAACTGGCGTTGCAAATCGGGGCAATCGAGGGCGCCGAACATTGCCTCATACTCCCCAGCGGCCTCTCCGCGATCACCCTTGTTTACCTGGCCCTCTGCCGTGCCGGCGATCATGTGCTGGTCACCGAAAGCGCATACGGGCCGAACACCGAGCTGGCATTCGTCATGCTCCGCGGTTTTGGGATCGAGGTCGAACGCTATAACCCGTTGGTAGGCGCCGGAATTTCCGAGTTGATCCGCGATAATACGCGCTTGATCTGGACCGAGAGTCCCGGCTCAATCACGATGGAAGTGCAGGATATCGCCGCCATTTGCGCAGCTGCCAAGGCACGAGGCGTCACGGTCGCAATCGATAACAGCTACGGCGCCGGGCTCCTGTTCGACGCTTTTGGCGCCGGGGCAGACATCAGCATCCAGGCACTGACCAAATATGCCGGCGGGCACAGTGACCTTTTGCTCGGCTCGGTCTCCACAAATGATGATCGGCTCGATCGCAAGCTGCGGCTGGCCCAGCGCCTCACGGGAATGGGCGTGTCGCCCGACGACTGTTCGGCGGTCCTTCGCGGGCTGAAAACGCTCGATGTCCGGCTCAGGCATTTCGAACAGTCGACGATGACCGTCGCGCGCTGGCTCGACCAGCGCGACGAGGTCACTGCCCTGCTCCACCCCGCATTTTCCGACTGCCCGGGTCATGAGATCTGGAAGCGTGACTGGTCCGGATCGGCCGGACTTTTTTCTATAATTTTCGGGAATTGGACCCGCCGCCAGGTCGAGACCTTTGTCGATAGTCTCCAGCTTTTCACGATCGGCTACAGCTGGGGCGGCGCCCACAGCATCGCCATCTGCTACAGCGATCTGAAGAGGCCGACGCCAGAGCTAGGCCCCCTGCTCGTCCGGCTGAACATCGGCCTTGAGGACCCAGCCGATCTTATCGATGACCTGGATCAGGCGCTTGCCAAAGCTGCCAGCGCCTGA
- a CDS encoding AAA family ATPase: MATKRFEGTSEYVATEDLKVAVNAAVQLRRPLLVKGEPGTGKTVLAHEIAAALEAPLIEWHIKSTTRAVQGLYEYDAVARLRDGQLGDERVHDIRNYIKRGKLWDAFTSPKLPVLLIDEIDKADIEFPNDLLQELDRMEFHVYETGETVKAVDRPVVVITSNNEKELPDAFLRRCFFHYIRFPDRDTMAQIVEVHFPGIQQMLVSRALDLFYEVREVPGIKKKPSTSELLDWLKLLLHEDMPLEVLRERDPTKAIPPLHGALLKNEQDVMLFERLAFMARRKV, translated from the coding sequence ATGGCCACCAAGCGTTTCGAAGGTACTTCCGAATATGTCGCGACCGAGGACCTCAAGGTCGCGGTCAATGCCGCAGTGCAGCTGCGCCGACCTCTTCTCGTCAAGGGCGAACCTGGAACCGGCAAGACGGTACTCGCGCATGAGATAGCCGCCGCGCTCGAAGCGCCGCTCATCGAATGGCACATCAAGTCGACCACCCGCGCGGTGCAGGGCCTTTATGAATATGACGCCGTTGCCCGCCTTCGCGACGGCCAGCTTGGCGACGAGCGGGTTCATGACATTCGTAACTACATCAAGCGCGGGAAGCTGTGGGACGCTTTCACCTCGCCCAAGCTTCCGGTCCTGCTGATCGACGAGATCGACAAGGCGGACATCGAATTTCCCAACGACCTCCTCCAGGAACTCGATCGGATGGAGTTCCACGTCTACGAGACCGGGGAGACGGTGAAGGCGGTCGATCGACCGGTCGTGGTAATCACCTCCAACAACGAAAAAGAGTTGCCCGACGCCTTTTTGCGCCGCTGCTTCTTTCACTACATTCGTTTCCCCGATCGCGACACGATGGCGCAGATCGTCGAGGTCCATTTTCCCGGAATCCAGCAGATGCTGGTCAGCCGCGCGCTCGACCTTTTCTACGAGGTGCGCGAGGTTCCCGGGATCAAGAAGAAGCCGTCAACCAGCGAGCTGCTCGACTGGCTGAAGCTGCTGCTTCACGAAGACATGCCGCTCGAGGTACTGCGGGAACGCGACCCGACCAAGGCGATCCCGCCATTGCACGGCGCGCTGCTCAAGAATGAGCAAGACGTGATGCTGTTCGAACGACTTGCCTTCATGGCCCGCCGGAAGGTCTAA
- a CDS encoding dodecin, with the protein MSNHVYKVVELVGSSPDSIEDAIQVAIKRASATIDNIRWFEVTDTRGHVEGGQIAHYQVTVKIGFTVSG; encoded by the coding sequence ATGAGCAATCACGTCTACAAGGTCGTCGAGTTGGTAGGCTCCTCGCCCGACAGCATCGAGGACGCGATTCAGGTCGCGATCAAGCGGGCTTCGGCCACCATTGATAATATTCGATGGTTCGAAGTCACTGACACCCGCGGCCATGTCGAAGGCGGCCAGATTGCCCACTATCAAGTGACGGTGAAGATTGGCTTCACCGTCTCCGGTTAG
- a CDS encoding PspC domain-containing protein translates to MTANAATPLPLRNDTILGICEALGQDFGINANWLRLAFIAPLFWMPMASIGLYLGLGVIVAATRWIAKDELVPVPAANLELVERDVAPAVPATAPDKNLSMAA, encoded by the coding sequence ATGACTGCCAACGCTGCTACCCCCCTTCCGCTTCGTAACGATACCATTCTCGGGATCTGCGAGGCGCTGGGCCAGGATTTCGGCATTAACGCCAATTGGCTGCGGTTGGCCTTTATCGCCCCTCTGTTTTGGATGCCGATGGCCAGCATCGGGCTTTACCTCGGTCTCGGGGTGATCGTTGCCGCTACCCGCTGGATCGCCAAGGACGAGCTGGTTCCTGTTCCAGCCGCGAACCTGGAACTGGTCGAGCGTGATGTTGCACCCGCTGTTCCTGCAACGGCTCCTGACAAAAATTTGTCGATGGCTGCCTGA
- a CDS encoding DUF6975 family protein — MAINGAVGRPAQSAADAQLARVHTDGCDGHPWRQALTHARGPNCGRDLADAVHLFCSLYGRHPGLVELALAHCPSGPVRDWLREASDAYERERLYIVRLTAAVGPLPSTPGASETEATLVSQRHAIETLAKSERRGCALGAATALMADWPAIRTLLDRVADRVGMLKPAMTLPDPDSIIRVINAGTDGPASERALGFGGEQLLLQNRGLFDLLEARAQARGDS; from the coding sequence ATGGCGATTAATGGGGCAGTCGGTCGCCCAGCGCAAAGCGCAGCGGATGCGCAACTCGCGCGTGTGCACACGGACGGCTGCGATGGTCATCCCTGGCGCCAGGCGTTGACGCATGCGCGGGGCCCGAACTGTGGCCGCGACCTAGCGGATGCCGTCCACCTCTTTTGTTCGCTTTACGGCCGCCACCCTGGGCTGGTCGAACTGGCCTTGGCCCACTGCCCTTCCGGTCCTGTGCGTGACTGGCTCCGCGAAGCCTCCGACGCTTATGAGCGGGAACGGCTGTATATCGTCCGCTTGACCGCTGCGGTCGGCCCACTGCCCTCGACCCCTGGAGCCTCGGAGACCGAAGCGACATTGGTATCGCAGCGTCACGCGATAGAAACGCTCGCAAAGTCGGAGCGACGCGGCTGCGCCCTCGGCGCCGCGACCGCCCTGATGGCAGACTGGCCCGCGATTCGCACATTGCTTGATCGCGTTGCCGATCGCGTCGGCATGCTGAAGCCCGCTATGACCCTGCCCGATCCGGATTCAATCATCCGCGTGATCAATGCGGGTACCGACGGACCTGCAAGTGAACGTGCACTTGGCTTTGGCGGCGAGCAATTACTGCTGCAAAACCGCGGGTTGTTCGATCTTCTTGAAGCGCGCGCACAGGCTCGCGGCGACAGCTAG